A stretch of the Dioscorea cayenensis subsp. rotundata cultivar TDr96_F1 chromosome 4, TDr96_F1_v2_PseudoChromosome.rev07_lg8_w22 25.fasta, whole genome shotgun sequence genome encodes the following:
- the LOC120259579 gene encoding AAA-ATPase At2g46620 has product MKPLLLQPSLYSILHVIIFLLLLRLFFSFKSLLYLLSRLWRCLEDQTQVYQYFSIPRFSSDGFHENHLFRKAFSYISALPSLQDSDSITLYSSSRNDFHLHLTSPGHSVSDHYLGARLSWSYESSPDQRFILKLRRQDRHRVLLPYLQQVETLADEIELRRREIKLFTHVSNGWKSVPFTHPATLDTVAMDADVKSRVKSDLESFIKGRAYYHRLGRVWRRSYLLHGPPGTGKSSFAAAMAKFLCYDIYDFDLSRFSDVSEMRAFLLQTTPRSVILVEDLDLHLSEEKHTMALSGVLNFMDGVFSCCGEERVMVVTMTAPPKDSAVLRPGRVDVHVHFPLCDFGAFKTLASSYLGLKDHKLYPQVEEVFQSGARLSPAEVGEIMLANRASPSRALKSVINALQQSSSCSSSAVTSGRLTTSATRRVSDAEAPVSGELACGAGNGLGFGKDATLREFRKLYGFIKRSGSKKEGVLTVEAAAAAAAAASAAAANAGDKDA; this is encoded by the coding sequence ATGAAACCTCTTCTCCTTCAACCTTCTCTCTACTCCATTCTCCACGTCATCATCTTCCTCCTTCTTCTCCGactcttcttttccttcaaatCTCTCCTCTACCTTCTCTCCCGTTTATGGCGTTGCCTCGAAGACCAAACCCAAGTTTATCAGTACTTCTCCATCCCTCGCTTCTCCTCTGATGGTTTCCATGAAAACCACCTCTTTCGCAAGGCCTTCTCCTACATCAGTGCTCTTCCTTCTCTCCAAGACTCCGATTCTATCACCCTCTACTCCTCTTCGCGTAACGACTTTCACCTCCACCTCACCTCCCCCGGCCACTCCGTCTCCGACCATTACCTTGGTGCTCGCCTTTCATGGTCTTATGAATCCTCCCCGGACCAACGTTTCATCCTTAAGCTCCGCCGCCAGGACCGCCACCGTGTTCTCCTCCCTTATTTACAGCAAGTCGAGACCCTGGCCGATGAGATCGAGCTCCGGCGAAGAGAAATTAAGCTGTTCACTCACGTCAGCAATGGCTGGAAATCCGTGCCGTTCACCCATCCGGCGACTCTGGATACTGTCGCCATGGATGCTGACGTGAAGAGCCGGGTGAAATCCGACCTGGAATCCTTCATCAAAGGCCGCGCGTATTACCACCGTCTCGGCCGCGTTTGGCGCCGGAGCTATCTCCTCCACGGTCCTCCCGGCACCGGGAAATCCAGTTTCGCCGCCGCCATGGCCAAATTCTTGTGCTACGACATCTACGACTTCGATCTCTCGAGGTTCTCCGACGTTTCCGAGATGCGAGCGTTTCTATTGCAAACGACGCCGAGATCGGTGATCTTGGTTGAAGATTTGGACCTCCATCTCTCAGAGGAGAAGCACACGATGGCGTTGTCGGGGGTGTTGAACTTCATGGATGGGGTTTTCTCATGTTGTGGGGAGGAGAGGGTGATGGTGGTGACGATGACGGCGCCGCCCAAGGATTCGGCGGTGCTCCGGCCGGGTAGAGTCGACGTTCACGTCCATTTCCCGTTGTGTGACTTCGGTGCGTTCAAGACGCTGGCGAGCAGCTACCTCGGCTTGAAGGATCACAAGCTTTACCCGCAGGTCGAGGAGGTGTTCCAGAGCGGCGCCCGGCTCAGTCCGGCCGAGGTCGGAGAGATCATGCTCGCCAACCGGGCGTCGCCGAGCAGAGCTCTCAAGTCTGTCATCAACGCCCTTCAAcagtcttcttcttgttcttcctcGGCGGTCACTAGTGGGAGGTTGACCACGTCGGCGACTCGGCGTGTCAGTGATGCAGAAGCGCCGGTTTCCGGCGAGCTAGCTTGCGGCGCCGGCAATGGACTTGGCTTCGGGAAAGATGCGACTTTGCGGGAGTTTCGCAAGCTTTATGGGTTTATAAAACGGAGTGGTAGCAAGAAGGAAGGCGTGCTCACTGTTGAGGCGGCCGCCGCCGCTGCCGCCGCCGCCTCCGCCGCGGCGGCGAACGCCGGAGATAAGGATGCTTGA